TATGTCTTGGGCAACATGGGACGAAATTATAAGTATCAAGCAAATAGAGGGGAGCCTTTTGCCATCTATGCGGATGATTTCGATGACAACAACAAGAGTGATATTGTGCTCAGCTATCACGCTGAGGGCGAAGAATACCCAGTGAGAGGACGTCAATGCTCATCAGAGCAAATCCCAGCCATCCAGGTGGTATTCAAAGATTACAATTCATTCGCCAATGCCGACATGCAAGAAATCTACGGGACCGAAAACCTTGACAATTCTTATCACTTCGAGGTGGAGGACTTTTCCAGTATCTATTTGGAGCATACTGCAGATGGTTTGAAAAAAAATATCTTGCCTTATGCGGCGCAAGTTTCCTCAATCAATGATTGGGTAGTGAGTGACATCAATCAAGATGGTCATTTGGACTTGTTGTCCGTGGGTGGCTTGTATGCCTCTGAAGTGGAAACTCCAAGAAACGATGCAGGTATCGGTTTGGTCATGTTGGGGAATGGGAAAGGAGGATTTGCTCCACAGAGTATGAGTCAGTCGGGATTGTGTGTCCCTCATGATGCGAAGAAGGTCGTAGCTCTCGGTCAGAACCATATCGTGGTAGCGAGCAACAAGGGGCCTCTGCAGATTTTTGAGGTCAAGGAGTAAAACACTGGTTTTCAAGGCTGTGAGACTCCGTTCTCTCAGTTTTGAAACATATACCCTACCATTCTGAAAGATTTTTGGGTTTCGTGATTTCGGTCAAAAGCTAGTTTTGTCAAAATCTCAAAGCATAGCAGATGAAACGAAAGATGATGAACATCCTGCTTCCCCTCATGGTGGTCGGCGGATTGGTAGTACTGGGTTGGAAAAGCCCAACCAGCGAGAGCTCAGAAGTCGAACAGCGAATTGAGGCGTTGATTGCTACGATGAGCATCGATGAGAAAATTGGTCAGCTCAATCAGCGGGGAACGTCTTCTCGAGAAAATGGTATCTCGGACGAATTGAAAGAGATGGTACGTAGAGGACAAGTAGGTTCCTTCCTCAACGTGCAAAGCCAAGAATCGATAGTAGAGCTACAGCGCATCGCTGTAGAGGAGAGCCCTCATGGTATTCCGCTCATTTTTGCTCGTGATGTGATCCATGGTTTCAAGACTATTTTTCCGATCCCTTTGGGGCAAGCAGCCAGTTGGAACCCTGAGCTCGTGGAGCGAGGAGCTCGTGTTGCTGCGATTGAGGCATCTTCGATGGGGATTCGATGGACTTTTGCTCCGATGATTGATATTGCTCGTGACCCGAGATGGGGACGTATTGCAGAATCATCCGGAGAGGACCCATATTTGAGTGGGGTGATGGGGGCTGCTGCCGTTCGGGGTTTTCAAGGAGATTTGTCCCAGCCCAACACCCTAGCAGCTTGCGCCAAACACTTCATCGGCTATGGAGCTGCGGAGGGTGGTCGAGACTACAATACGGCGGTGATTAGTGATCCTCTTTTGCACAATGTGTACTTGAAGCCTTTTAGAGCAGCTGCTGATGCAGGTGTAGCGAGTTTCATGAGTTCGTTCAACGAGGTGAACGGTGTGCCTGCCTCGGGCAACGAATATGTCTTGCGCGAAATTTTGCGTGATGATTGGGGGTTTGATGGCATAGTGGTCAGCGATTGGAACAGTGTCACCGAGATGATCACCCACGGATATAGTGAGAATGAAAAGGAGGCCGCTTATAGTGCCGCGCAGGCGGGAGTAGACATGGAGATGACCAGTCAGGCCTATGCTCACCACATGAAGGGGTTGATCGCCGAGGGACGACTCTCGATGGAGCAGCTCGATGAAAAAGTAAAGAATATATTGAGGGTCAAGAGTAGACTGGGACTATTTGAGGAGCCCTATTTTGATGTGGAACAGGACGTCCTCTACGCAGAGGAGCATTTGGCGTCTGCCAAAAAAATGGCGCAGCAGAGCATGGTCCTACTCAAAAACAATGGTGTGCTGCCTTTGTCACCAACCAAAGTTGCAGTATTGGGACCACTGGCTCATGCACCGAGGGAGCAATTGGGTACATGGATATTCGATGGAGATGAGAGCCACTCGGTGACACCATGGTCGAGTATCCAAGAGGAGTTTGGTGATCAAGCCTCGTTTGTGTCTGGCCTCAGTTATAGTAGAGATCAATCTACTGAGGGGTTCAAAGCAGCCATCAAGGCTGCCAAGGGATCGGACGTGGTCTTGTTTTTTGCAGGAGAGGAGGCAATTTTGTCGGGCGAAGCACATAGTCGTGCAGATATCAATCTCCCTGGTGCACAGGAGCAGTTGATTCGAGAGATAGCCAAGACAGGCAAGCCGATTGTGTTGGTGGTTTTGGCCGGTAGGCCCATCACCCTCAGCCACATCATCGACGAGGTAGACGCTGTACTTGTCGCGTGGCATCCTGGCACCATGGCAGGGCCAGCTGTCGTAGACATACTGACTGGCAAGGTTTCCCCAAGTGGTCGTTTGCCTGTGTCTTGGCCCAAGTCTGTGGGACAGATACCGATCTATTACAACCACAAGAAAACCGGGAGGCCTGCGAGTGAGGAGAGTTTTGTACATATTGATGATATTCCATTGCATGCATGGCAGAGCTCACTCGGCAATACATCTCATTATTTGGATGAGGGGTTTCGTCCGATGTACCCTTTTGGTTATGGGTTGACCTATAGTCAATTTGAGTATTCGAAGCTGCGTATCTCCAATGACTTGTCCAAGGAAAGGGACAGTTTGATTGTCTCAGCG
The DNA window shown above is from Reichenbachiella sp. 5M10 and carries:
- a CDS encoding glycoside hydrolase family 3 N-terminal domain-containing protein produces the protein MKRKMMNILLPLMVVGGLVVLGWKSPTSESSEVEQRIEALIATMSIDEKIGQLNQRGTSSRENGISDELKEMVRRGQVGSFLNVQSQESIVELQRIAVEESPHGIPLIFARDVIHGFKTIFPIPLGQAASWNPELVERGARVAAIEASSMGIRWTFAPMIDIARDPRWGRIAESSGEDPYLSGVMGAAAVRGFQGDLSQPNTLAACAKHFIGYGAAEGGRDYNTAVISDPLLHNVYLKPFRAAADAGVASFMSSFNEVNGVPASGNEYVLREILRDDWGFDGIVVSDWNSVTEMITHGYSENEKEAAYSAAQAGVDMEMTSQAYAHHMKGLIAEGRLSMEQLDEKVKNILRVKSRLGLFEEPYFDVEQDVLYAEEHLASAKKMAQQSMVLLKNNGVLPLSPTKVAVLGPLAHAPREQLGTWIFDGDESHSVTPWSSIQEEFGDQASFVSGLSYSRDQSTEGFKAAIKAAKGSDVVLFFAGEEAILSGEAHSRADINLPGAQEQLIREIAKTGKPIVLVVLAGRPITLSHIIDEVDAVLVAWHPGTMAGPAVVDILTGKVSPSGRLPVSWPKSVGQIPIYYNHKKTGRPASEESFVHIDDIPLHAWQSSLGNTSHYLDEGFRPMYPFGYGLTYSQFEYSKLRISNDLSKERDSLIVSARIQNIGKVQATEVVQFYVQDSFGSLTRPVRELKGFQRLELLPNEVTEVRFILTKNDLAFYTADQEWVAEPGGFRIWVGQNAEEGLEGSFELRDE